The genomic DNA CTTCACGCTGACGATGGCGCTGGCCCGGCTCGCCGGGGACAAGGTGGTGGACCGGTTCGGGGCCGTGCGCACGGTGCGGGTGAGCGGGGTGCTGGCCACCCTCGGCGGCCTGCTCGTCGTGGTCGGCGGCCATCCGGCGGTGGCGATGACCGGCTTCGCGCTGATGGGTCTCGGCATCGCCGTGGTCGTCCCGCTGTGCTTCGCCGCGGCCGGCCGGGCCGGCTCCAACCCGAGCCTGGCCATCGCGGGCGTCGCGACCATCACGTACACCTCGGGCCTGGTCGCGCCGAGCGCGATCGGCGGTCTGGCCCAGGCGACCAGCCTGGTGGTGTCGTTCGGTCTGGTGACGCTGCTGGCCTGCTGCCTGGTGGTGTTCGCGCGGGTGCTGCGGTCCGGGGACCGGAACCGCCCGAAGATCAGTCCGCCGGTCGCAGAAGTGCCCGGCCGGCAGTCCTGAACGCCTCGCTCCACGGCGCCGGACGCAGCGTACGCGCGTCCAGCCGGACCAGCACCCGGGTGCCCCGGGCGTAGGTGGTGGCCCCGTCCGCCGAGCAGAACCGGAAGCCGTAGGTGAGACCGGTGGTGCCGAGCCGGTCCACCCACAGGTGGACGGCGTACGCGCCGGGCCTGGTGACCGGCGCCTCGTAGCCGATCGTCAGTTCCCTGACCGCGTTGCAGGCGTCGCCGGCCGCCTCCCAGTCGCCCTCGAACCGGACGCCGTACCCGGCCCACAGCTCCGTCCAGGCCCGCTCGACCATCACCGGGTAGCGGGCGTTGTGCAGCAGTCCGAGGGCGTCCAGGTCGTCGAAGTGGACGGTCACGGGGACGAGCCGGCCGTGGGGGACGGTGGGCGGTACGGGGGCGGCGGGCGCTTCGGCGGTCACGGCGGACTCCTGGATGGTGCGGGTGGTACGTGCGGTGTGTCTGGGCGCGTACGGGGATCCCCACCATCCTAAGCGGACGCTCAGGACACCCTTCGGGGAAGGGCGCAGGTCAACCGCACGGCCGGGCACCCCTGACAATGGTCCGGTCAGACCTCGGTACAGAGAAAGCGAAACCTCACCATGGACCTCGGCGTGCGTTGGAAACTGCACGGGGACGGGAAGGTACCCGCCCCCGGAGCGGTGGTCCGCCCCGACGAACGGCTCTCGTGGCCCCGCACGGCCGGGCTCGGCGCCCAGCACGTGGTGGCCATGTTCGGAGCGTCCTTCGTGGCTCCGGTCCTGATGGGCCTGGACCCCAACCTCGCGATCATGATGTCGGGCGTCGCAACCGTCATC from Streptomyces sp. CB09001 includes the following:
- a CDS encoding thioesterase family protein, whose amino-acid sequence is MTAEAPAAPVPPTVPHGRLVPVTVHFDDLDALGLLHNARYPVMVERAWTELWAGYGVRFEGDWEAAGDACNAVRELTIGYEAPVTRPGAYAVHLWVDRLGTTGLTYGFRFCSADGATTYARGTRVLVRLDARTLRPAPWSEAFRTAGRALLRPAD